The following coding sequences lie in one Candidatus Firestonebacteria bacterium RIFOXYD2_FULL_39_29 genomic window:
- a CDS encoding glycerol-3-phosphate ABC transporter ATP-binding protein — translation MAKVILEKIEKRFINNPKPAVAEMSLEINDKEFVVLVGPSGCGKSTTLRMIAGLEEITSGRILIDDKVVNEIPPKDRDVAMVFQNYALYPHMTVYDNMAFGLKIRKYPKDEIKRRVMEAAEILGIQELLERRPKQLSGGQRQRVAVGRAIVRKPKVFLFDEPLSNLDAKLRGSTRTEIIKLHNRLQATMIYVTHDQVEAMTMGDRIVVMKDGFVQQIGDPVTIYDHPKNKFVAGFIGTPPMNFLNGKIEKKNGNVYFGEGSFTLKLDKSMNDKMSSYDGKEIILGVRPEYIEEKRISKLADPEWKISAMVDVIEPIGSSAYVYLTTGQSSFVASLDSHEQLKISEKGEIVFNMEKVHFFDRQTETTII, via the coding sequence ATGGCGAAGGTAATACTTGAAAAGATAGAAAAGAGGTTCATAAACAATCCAAAACCTGCAGTTGCTGAAATGAGTCTTGAAATCAATGACAAGGAGTTTGTTGTCCTTGTCGGACCTTCGGGTTGCGGCAAATCAACAACCCTCAGAATGATCGCAGGTCTCGAAGAAATTACTTCCGGTAGAATATTGATTGACGATAAAGTGGTCAATGAAATCCCTCCCAAGGACAGAGATGTGGCTATGGTTTTTCAGAACTACGCACTGTATCCGCATATGACTGTTTATGATAATATGGCGTTTGGTTTGAAGATCAGAAAATATCCGAAAGATGAGATTAAGCGGCGTGTCATGGAAGCTGCAGAGATTTTGGGAATTCAAGAACTCCTGGAAAGACGTCCAAAACAACTTTCAGGCGGACAGCGCCAGCGTGTGGCCGTAGGCAGAGCCATAGTACGAAAACCAAAAGTTTTCTTGTTTGACGAACCTTTATCAAACCTTGATGCAAAATTAAGAGGTTCGACAAGAACAGAGATTATAAAACTGCACAACCGGCTTCAGGCGACGATGATTTATGTTACTCATGATCAGGTGGAAGCTATGACCATGGGGGACAGGATTGTTGTTATGAAGGATGGTTTTGTCCAGCAGATAGGCGATCCGGTTACTATCTATGATCATCCCAAAAATAAATTCGTTGCAGGTTTTATAGGCACGCCTCCGATGAATTTTCTTAACGGTAAAATTGAAAAGAAAAATGGAAATGTATATTTTGGAGAAGGTAGTTTTACTTTGAAACTTGATAAAAGCATGAATGATAAAATGTCTTCTTATGACGGAAAAGAAATTATACTCGGGGTGCGTCCCGAGTACATAGAAGAAAAAAGGATTTCAAAACTTGCTGACCCGGAATGGAAGATTTCGGCCATGGTTGATGTAATTGAACCGATTGGTTCTTCTGCATATGTTTATCTTACGACAGGACAGTCGTCTTTTGTCGCATCCCTTGATTCTCATGAACAGTTGAAGATTTCTGAAAAAGGGGAAATCGTGTTTAATATGGAAAAAGTACACTTTTTCGACCGTCAGACAGAAACTACTATTATCTAG
- a CDS encoding acetyl-CoA carboxylase subunit beta, which yields MALFKKMKFRELTAKKVEIPNGLWSKCDNCKEMIYTKQLEENLRVCPKCQNHFRMNAKERIKLLVDEGTWVEDKNRVIPMDPLNFPEYKGKLKKSQEATGLDDAIITGEGKICGIPTAIGVTDSFFMMGSMGSVVGEKLTRIVEHAIARKIPLLLVSSSGGGARMQEGILSLMQMAKTSAALKKLTDAHIPYIALLTDPTGGGVTASWGMLGDITIAEPNALILFAGPRVIEQTIRQKLPKGFQRSEFLQEHGFIDMVVHRKDLKESLSKVLKFFYNN from the coding sequence ATGGCTTTATTTAAAAAAATGAAATTTAGGGAACTTACTGCGAAAAAAGTGGAAATACCCAATGGTTTGTGGAGTAAATGCGATAATTGTAAAGAAATGATATATACCAAGCAATTGGAAGAAAACCTTCGTGTTTGTCCTAAATGCCAGAATCACTTCAGGATGAATGCCAAGGAACGAATTAAACTCCTTGTTGATGAAGGGACCTGGGTGGAAGATAAAAACAGAGTGATACCTATGGACCCGCTTAACTTTCCTGAATATAAAGGAAAACTTAAGAAAAGTCAGGAAGCTACCGGCTTAGATGATGCGATTATTACAGGTGAAGGTAAGATCTGCGGGATTCCGACAGCAATCGGTGTAACGGATTCTTTCTTTATGATGGGTTCCATGGGTTCTGTAGTGGGGGAAAAGCTGACAAGGATTGTTGAGCATGCGATAGCCAGAAAAATCCCGCTTCTTCTTGTTTCTTCTTCCGGCGGCGGCGCAAGAATGCAGGAAGGTATCCTCTCGCTTATGCAGATGGCAAAGACCAGCGCGGCTTTAAAAAAACTGACAGACGCACATATTCCTTATATTGCTCTTTTAACGGACCCGACCGGCGGGGGTGTTACTGCCAGTTGGGGAATGCTCGGAGATATTACTATTGCAGAACCAAATGCTTTGATCTTATTTGCAGGCCCGAGAGTTATCGAACAGACCATAAGGCAAAAGCTTCCGAAAGGTTTTCAGAGGTCGGAATTCCTGCAGGAACACGGTTTTATTGATATGGTAGTCCACAGAAAAGACTTGAAAGAAAGCCTCTCTAAGGTTTTAAAGTTTTTCTATAATAATTAA